In a single window of the Ooceraea biroi isolate clonal line C1 chromosome 8, Obir_v5.4, whole genome shotgun sequence genome:
- the LOC105279958 gene encoding syntaxin-1B isoform X2, with protein MVRDRMSDLLASRGNSSTFGRGFLRDVHLQIAQNKKLKELLEEVGEIRALIHLVVENVSIVKELHGNILSHTNKDMQKELEVRTCTISQTAFHVQRKLRDIGTGITIIDDFTAASAQDGSTYTRIKILQYTTMLQLFSEVMNDYNTSLLKYHDKCLLLLQQQRSLLRRQVTSTELDHLLDTEGASLFVDNGEQVNNIEYFANKTTNNIDGGRTQLKKAEHKSHTCRKWKIKITIIVIIVIFLLLIIASFNTAR; from the exons ATGGTTCGCGATCGCATGTCTGATTTACTTGCC AGCCGTGGTAACAGCAGCACCTTTGGCAGAGGATTCCTGCGGGATGTGCACCTCCAGATTGCCCAGAATAAGAAGCTCAAGGAATTGCTCGAGGAA GTCGGGGAGATCCGCGCGCTGATCCACCTTGTGGTCGAGAACGTTTCTATCGTGAAGGAGCTGCACGGCAATATCCTCTCGCACACGAACAAAG ACATGCAGAAGGAATTGGAGGTCCGCACGTGCACGATCTCGCAGACGGCTTTTCACGTGCAACGCAAGTTACGAG ACATAGGAACTGGTATTACTATCATCGACGATTTCACTGCGGCTAGTGCGCAGGATGGATCCACATAcacaagaattaaaattttgcaataCACAACAATGCTGCAATTATTTTCTGAAGTCATGAATGATTACAATACGTCGTTACTGAAATATCACGACAAGTGCCTCCTGCTCTTGCAGCAACAGCGTTCTTTAC TAAGGCGACAAGTTACCAGCACAGAATTGGACCACTTGCTGGATACTGAAGGAGCCAGCTTATTCGTTgacaat GGAGAACAAGTTAACAACATAGAATATTTTGCTAATAAGACTACGAATAACATCGACGGCGGACGCACTCAGCTGAAAAAGGCGGAACACAAGAGTCACACGTGTAGAAAA tGGAAGATCAAGATCACCATTATCGTGATAAtagtaatttttcttctacttaTCATTGCATCTTTTAACACTGCACGATAA
- the LOC105280008 gene encoding phosphotriesterase-related protein, which translates to MDRSRADTVETVLGRKRLSELGRTLTHEHFSLDFRKFYVPPPSHLKDFSNDELSLRNIGYIRQYPYSNLVNLSFNDDGSAAAVLEDVEIFKKSGGGTIVENSNHGLQRDIFLMKAVSESTGINVIAGTGYYVASTQSASTLSTSKEEMYNLMYKELQTGCEECPDVKAGFIGEVGSTWPIEDFEKRAICATGELQAQLGCPVSFHPGRNESAPMEIMRIYQEAGGDSSKAIMSHIDRTLTSVEKLMEFADETKCYIQFDLFGTECSFYQLNTTIDMLSDAQRVKRIAKLKKEGKLRRVLMSHDVHTKHRLIPFGGHGYSHITSNVIPSIMMNRGFTTEEINTITIENPRKWLTRE; encoded by the exons ATGGATAGAAGTCGTGCAGACACCGTGGAAACTG TGCTGGGACGTAAACGATTGTCGGAGCTTGGCAGAACGTTAACGCACGAGCACTTCTCTCTGGACTTTCGCAAGTTTTACGTACCACCACCGAGTCATCTGAAAGATTTTTCGAATGACGAGCTGTCCTTGCGGAACATTGGGTATATCAGACAATATCC GTACAGTAACTTAGTTAACTTATCGTTCAATGACGACGGATCAGCGGCAGCTGTTCTCGAGgatgttgaaatatttaagaaaagtgGCGGTGGAACCATCGTGGAGAACAGCAACCACGGCTTGCAACGCGACATCTTTTTAATGAAAGCAGTTAGCGAGTCCACTGGGATCAACGTAATTGCCGGAACTG GATATTATGTTGCCAGTACGCAGAGTGCATCAACTCTCAGTACGtcgaaagaagaaatgtaTAACTTGATGTACAAAGAATTGCAAACTGGTTGCGAGGAATGTCCCGACGTGAAAGCAGGATTTATCGGAGAAGTCGGCAGCACTTGGCCAATCGAAG attttgaaaaacgAGCTATTTGCGCGACTGGCGAGCTTCAAGCGCAATTGGGTTGCCCTGTGAGCTTTCATCCTGGGAGGAATGAATCTGCGCCCATGGAAATAATGCGGATCTACCAAGAGGCTGGAGGAGATTCCAGCAAAGCCATCATGTCGCACATCGATC GTACATTGACCAGCGTGGAGAAGCTCATGGAGTTCGCCGACGAGACCAAATGTTACATCCAGTTCGATCTGTTTGGTACCGAATGTTCTTTTTATCAGTTAAACACGACAATCGATATGCTGTCGGACGCACAGCGCGTCAAACGTATTGCGAAGctaaagaaagaaggaaaactGCGCCGAGTCCTCATGAGTCACGACGTTCACACCAAGCATAGACTG ATACCTTTCGGTGGTCATGGATATTCTCATATCACGAGTAACGTTATACCAAGCATAATGATGAACAGGGGCTTTACTACGGAGGAAATCAATACGATTACAATTGAAAATCCCAGAAAGTGGCTTACtcgagaataa
- the LOC105279975 gene encoding ras-related protein Rab-38, protein MRRADRTSGNMSLRKSRRDSDFVLSHVGHKEHLFKLLVIGDYGVGKTALVRRYTEGKFSSNYKITIGADFAIKTLDWDPHTKINLQLWDIAGHERFGYMTRVYYKYAVAAALVFDISRAATFQSMKKWLNDLREKVTLPDGADIPIVLLANKCDVSVAVTNEQISKFCKESRIDAWYATSAKQNTNIDAAMHYLVEKVLSARIENGIRDSIRLRHESPPKREKFGCCK, encoded by the exons ATGCGACGAGCGGATCGAACGTCGGGGAACATGTCTCTGCGAAAGTCCAGGCGGGACTCGGACTTCGTTCTGTCGCATGTCGGTCATAAGGAACATCTCTTCAAGCTCCTCGTCATCGGCGACTACGGTGTCG gcaAAACCGCGCTGGTCAGAAGATACACCGAAG GGAAGTTCTCTTCAAATTACAAGATTACCATAGGCGCCGATTTTGCGATAAAAACGCTCGATTGGGATCCGCACACTAAAATAAACTTGCAGCTATG GGACATCGCCGGCCACGAGAGATTCGGATACATGACGCGAGTCTATTATAAATACGC AGTGGCCGCGGCTCTTGTATTCGACATCTCCCGCGCAGCGACCTTCCAATCGATGAAGAAATGGCTGAACGATCTTCGGGAAAAAGTCACGCTGCCGGACGGTGCGGACATACCGATCGTACTTCTGGCGAACAAGTGCGACGTATCGGTCGCAGTCACCAACGAACAAATCTCGAAATTCTGCAAGGAGAGCAGGATTGACGCCTGGTACGCGACTTCCGCCAAACAGAACACCAACATCG ATGCAGCGATGCACTATTTGGTGGAGAAGGTATTGAGCGCGAGAATCGAAAACGGTATACGTGACTCGATCCGGTTACGACACGAGTCTCCACCGAAGCGCGAGAAATTTGGCTGTTGCAAGTAG
- the LOC105279984 gene encoding cell division cycle protein 27 homolog isoform X2, with protein MIVQEPVQAAIWHCLNHYAYPDAIFLAERLCAEVDTEESLFLLATCYYRSGRVRQAYALLSQKAPISAQCRFLLARCCYDLEKYAEAEAAIIGGYYKQLKNMEEIITQFGEQACFSLQIIAKIYYKMMRTARGNEAHKLALKLNPFLWHSFEELCNVGEKVDPAKVFQLDKLDSFAMCHGTAATFNYVAEPDLIVPGNNANSTPISNGTNITPMHMSTAVPTLISGGQARFHSTSGSSVEESPQNAPVYYSSSISPKPKLSRYRSMFNNPMSPLTPSFGILPLETNTPEPTGPPSHATLTEANDQKSLAKRVSSLRAHQLMSRKEAPLQQGKSVFSQSGNASNTANIVTVTTANPTSPPSPTFQGTNVRRSSRLFSHNSVKENNKSPNRNKFATPKSPSRKTKARLAKTNLNKTNFNELNERNRSEKEKSETITSEKAVANANALNTQNSNIHSGIALQKQSAEGLMSLLRDLGMAYQHLSQFKCTQAIEILCTLPMQHYNTGWVLSMLARAYFEMMDYKKAVSLFAEVRLLEPQRTELMEVYSTALWHLHAEVQLSTLAQDLVSQDRNSAAAWCTTGNLFSAQTEHETAIKFFQRAIQVDPNFPYAYTLLGHEYVLNEELDKAITAFRNAIRLDPRHYNAWFGLGTIFSKQEQYSLAELHFKRALQINPQNSSLMCHIGVVQHALKKTDQALKTLNTALTSNPDNTLCKFHRASINFSIGRNTEALREFEELKNIIPKESLVYYSIGKVHKKLGNTHLALMYFSWATDLDPKGVNSQIKEAILSPSQGDDDSPPTQSDEQQAQNNSMEQDAETSREGGATPRNSSVERATPQLHADDSDDSL; from the exons ATGATCGTGCAGGAGCCGGTGCAG GCAGCCATATGGCATTGTTTGAATCACTATGCTTATCCAGATGCCATATTTCTGGCAGAGAGATTGTGTGCAGAAG TGGACACGGAGGAAAGTTTGTTTCTTTTGGCGACATGCTACTATCGTTCTGGCCGGGTTAGACAGGCTTATGCCTTATTATCTCAAAAGGCACCCATCTCGGCGCAGTGTAGGTTTCTACTAGCCAGATGTTGTTACGACTTGGAAAA GTACGCGGAAGCGGAAGCCGCGATAATCGGCGGGTACTACAAGCAGCTGAAGAACATGGAGGAGATAATAACTCAGTTCGGGGAACAGGCGTGCTTTTCCCTGCAGATTATagcgaaaatttattacaaaatgatGCGCACTGCGAGGGGCAATGAGGCGCACAAATTGGCGTTAAAGCTCAATCCCTTTCTCTGGCACTCGTTCGAGGAGCTCTGCAACGTGGGCGAGAAGGTGGACCCCGCCAAGGTCTTTCAGCTAGATAAACTAGATTCCTTCGCCATGTGCCACGGTACCGCGGCCACGTTTAACTACGTCGCTGAGCCGGATCTTATTGTACCTGGAAATAACGCCAACAGTACACCCATATCGAATGGCActaacat caCGCCTATGCATATGTCGACGGCGGTACCGACGCTGATAAGTGGCGGCCAAGCGCGATTCCATTCCACGTCAGGCTCCTCCGTCGAGGAGAGCCCGCAGAACGCACCGGTGTACTATAGTTCCTCGATATCGCCGAAGCCCAAGCTCTCGCGTTACCGCAGCATGTTCAACAATCCCATGAGCCCTCTCACGCCTAGCTTCGGTATTTTGCCATTGGAGACCAACACACCCGAGCCCACCGGTCCGCCCTCGCACGCGACTCTCACGGAAGCGAACGACCAGAAGAGCCTGGCGAAGCGCGTCAGCAGTTTGAGAGCTCAT CAATTAATGTCGAGGAAAGAGGCGCCGCTGCAGCAGGGCAAGTCAGTATTTTCCCAGTCGGGTAACGCAAGTAACACTGCCAATATCGTGACAGTGACCACCGCCAATCCGACCTCGCCTCCGTCGCCGACGTTCCAGGGCACGAACGTTCGACGCTCGTCGCGACTCTTTAGCCACAACTCAGTAAAA gaaaataataaatcgccCAATAGGAACAAATTCGCGACGCCGAAGTCTCCGTCTAGGAAAACGAAGGCGAGGCTCGCGAAAACGAACCTGAACAAGACCAACTTCAACGAGCTGAACGAGAGGAACAGAagcgagaaggagaagagCGAGACAATCACGTCGGAGAAGGCCGTAGCTAACGCGAACGCGCTCAACACGCAGAACAGTAACATCCACTCTGGGATAGCGTTGCAGAAGCAGTCGGCAG AGGGACTGATGTCTTTGTTACGCGACTTGGGAATGGCGTATCAACACTTGAGTCAATTTAAATGTACGCAGGCCATTGAGATACTCTGTACACTGCCAATGCAGCATTACAATACCGGTTGGGTGCTCTCCATGCTGGCACGCGCCTACTTTGAAATGATGGATTATAAAAAGGCTGTTAG TCTCTTTGCCGAGGTGCGGTTGCTGGAACCGCAGAGAACGGAACTGATGGAGGTATACAGTACCGCTCTCTGGCATCTGCACGCGGAGGTGCAGTTGTCCACGCTTGCCCAGGACCTGGTCTCGCAGGATCGTAACTCGGCGGCGGCGTGGTGCACGACGGGCAACCTGTTCTCGGCGCAGACCGAGCACGAGACGGCCATTAAATTCTTCCAAAGAGCCATTCAG GTGGATCCCAATTTCCCGTACGCCTACACGTTACTGGGACACGAGTACGTCCTGAACGAGGAGCTGGACAAGGCTATTACCGCCTTTCGCAATGCAATCAGACTCGATCCGAGGCACTACAACGCGTG GTTTGGGCTGGGAACGATATTTTCGAAGCAGGAGCAGTACAGCCTAGCGGAGCTGCACTTTAAACGAGCCTTACAGATAAACCCGCAGAACTCTTCGCTGATGTGCCACATAGGCGTCGTGCAGCACGCCCTGAAGAAGACCGACCAGGCGCTAAAGACGCTCAACACCGCGCTCACCAGCAATCCGGATAACACGCTGTGCAAGTTCCACCGCGCGAGCATCAACTTTTCCATCGGTCGAAATACCGAAGCGCTCAGAGAGTTTGAGGAACTGAAGAATATTATACCCAAAGAGTCTCTAGTCTATTATTCGATAGGAAAG GTGCATAAAAAATTAGGTAATACCCACCTCGCGTTAATGTACTTTAGTTGGGCGACGGACCTAGATCCAAAGGGCGTTAATAGTCAAATCAAGGAGGCTATACTGAGTCCGAGTCAGGGAGACGACGACTCCCCACCGACGCAATCAG ACGAGCAGCAGGCACAGAACAACTCGATGGAGCAGGACGCCGAGACGAGTAGGGAAGGCGGTGCTACGCCCAGGAACTCCTCCGTAGAGCGAGCGACTCCGCAACTCCACGCTGACGACAGCGACGACAGTTTATGA
- the LOC105279958 gene encoding syntaxin-1A isoform X1, with protein sequence MVRDRMSDLLASRGNSSTFGRGFLRDVHLQIAQNKKLKELLEEVGEIRALIHLVVENVSIVKELHGNILSHTNKDMQKELEVRTCTISQTAFHVQRKLRDIGTGITIIDDFTAASAQDGSTYTRIKILQYTTMLQLFSEVMNDYNTSLLKYHDKCLLLLQQQRSLLRRQVTSTELDHLLDTEGASLFVDNILEDSKVARQQLSDIESRHNDVLKLEKSLTEIRDMFAEIAFLIEKQGEQVNNIEYFANKTTNNIDGGRTQLKKAEHKSHTCRKWKIKITIIVIIVIFLLLIIASFNTAR encoded by the exons ATGGTTCGCGATCGCATGTCTGATTTACTTGCC AGCCGTGGTAACAGCAGCACCTTTGGCAGAGGATTCCTGCGGGATGTGCACCTCCAGATTGCCCAGAATAAGAAGCTCAAGGAATTGCTCGAGGAA GTCGGGGAGATCCGCGCGCTGATCCACCTTGTGGTCGAGAACGTTTCTATCGTGAAGGAGCTGCACGGCAATATCCTCTCGCACACGAACAAAG ACATGCAGAAGGAATTGGAGGTCCGCACGTGCACGATCTCGCAGACGGCTTTTCACGTGCAACGCAAGTTACGAG ACATAGGAACTGGTATTACTATCATCGACGATTTCACTGCGGCTAGTGCGCAGGATGGATCCACATAcacaagaattaaaattttgcaataCACAACAATGCTGCAATTATTTTCTGAAGTCATGAATGATTACAATACGTCGTTACTGAAATATCACGACAAGTGCCTCCTGCTCTTGCAGCAACAGCGTTCTTTAC TAAGGCGACAAGTTACCAGCACAGAATTGGACCACTTGCTGGATACTGAAGGAGCCAGCTTATTCGTTgacaat ATCTTGGAAGATAGCAAGGTAGCAAGGCAACAATTATCCGACATAGAGAGCAGACACAACGATGTTTTGAAATTAGAGAAATCGCTCACGGAAATCAGGGACATGTTCGCagaaatagcatttttaatCGAGAAGCAA GGAGAACAAGTTAACAACATAGAATATTTTGCTAATAAGACTACGAATAACATCGACGGCGGACGCACTCAGCTGAAAAAGGCGGAACACAAGAGTCACACGTGTAGAAAA tGGAAGATCAAGATCACCATTATCGTGATAAtagtaatttttcttctacttaTCATTGCATCTTTTAACACTGCACGATAA
- the LOC105279939 gene encoding lymphokine-activated killer T-cell-originated protein kinase, with product MAEFRTPTRVKTRSRVTDNPELSTPVKIPASPFLKQIGYGTGIAVYMLERSPKVGFARSPWAIKKWMRGKNNDVNNTYLRLEANILRKLNHPNVVGFRAFTTGSDGKPCLAMEALDTSLGDKIEERRDLLEDEPFPAKDIMRVASEVAKGLKYLHLTAHILHGDIKSWNILVSHEFKEVKICDFGNSLPLTESLELDRSKGNFSYLGTDCWNPPEVMIEDGPVTSAADIWPYGLLLWEMISLSVPHAEELDESESLDESAAESMNELDVSNVDMNESGAFLKKMMPRARSIYGTRPALPAVDLDKEYENILEVYFVCTIANCKLRPSARALVKYFEKCASIEGKKT from the exons ATGGCCGAGTTCAGGACACCCACGCGGGTGAAGACCAGGAGCAGAGTGACGGATAATCCCGAGCTGAGCACTCCCGTCAAGATACCAGCGTCGCCGTTCCTGAAACAGATAGGCTATGGCACTG GAATTGCCGTGTACATGTTGGAGAGGTCGCCCAAGGTGGGCTTCGCGCGCTCACCTTGGGCAATAAAGAAATGGATGAGAGGAAAGAACAACGACGTGAACAATACCTACCTTCGCTTGGAAGCGAACATCCTGCGGAAGTTGAACCATCCCAACGTCGTCGGCTTCAGGGCGTTCACCACTGGGTCAGATGGGAAGCCTTGCCTGGCTATGGAAGCCTTGGACACGTCGCTTG GTGATAAGATCGAGGAGAGGCGAGATCTCCTGGAGGACGAGCCGTTTCCAGCCAAGGACATCATGAGGGTCGCTTCGGAAGTTGCGAAGGGGCTGAAGTACCTGCATCTCACCGCGCACATCTTACATGGAGACATTAAGAGCTGGAACATCTTGGTCTCCCACGAGTTCAAGGAAGTGAAGATCTGTGACTTCGGCAACTCCCTGCCATTGACCGAGTCTTTGGAGCTGGATAGGTCGAAGGGCAATTTCTCTTATCTCGGAACCGACTGCTGGAATCCTCCCGAAGTTATGATAG AGGACGGTCCGGTGACCAGCGCTGCGGATATCTGGCCGTACGGCCTACTCCTCTGGGAGATGATATCCCTGTCGGTACCTCATGCCGAAGAACTTGACGAAAGCGAATCCCTTGACGAGTCGGCCGCAGAGTCGATGAACGAACTTGATGTATCCAACGTTGACATGAACGAGAGTGGTGCCTTCCTCAAAAAGATGATGCCACGTGCGCGCAGTATATATG GCACGCGTCCAGCTCTACCTGCTGTTGACCTGGACAAAGAATATGAGAACATACTTGAAGTGTACTTCGTATGTACCATTGCTAACTGCAAGTTGAGGCCGAGCGCGAGGGCGCTGGTAAAGTACTTCGAGAAATGTGCAAGCATTGAAGGAAAAAAGACAtaa
- the LOC105279984 gene encoding cell division cycle protein 27 homolog isoform X1 translates to MIVQEPVQAAIWHCLNHYAYPDAIFLAERLCAEVDTEESLFLLATCYYRSGRVRQAYALLSQKAPISAQCRFLLARCCYDLEKYAEAEAAIIGGYYKQLKNMEEIITQFGEQACFSLQIIAKIYYKMMRTARGNEAHKLALKLNPFLWHSFEELCNVGEKVDPAKVFQLDKLDSFAMCHGTAATFNYVAEPDLIVPGNNANSTPISNGTNITPMHMSTAVPTLISGGQARFHSTSGSSVEESPQNAPVYYSSSISPKPKLSRYRSMFNNPMSPLTPSFGILPLETNTPEPTGPPSHATLTEANDQKSLAKRVSSLRAHVGQLMSRKEAPLQQGKSVFSQSGNASNTANIVTVTTANPTSPPSPTFQGTNVRRSSRLFSHNSVKENNKSPNRNKFATPKSPSRKTKARLAKTNLNKTNFNELNERNRSEKEKSETITSEKAVANANALNTQNSNIHSGIALQKQSAEGLMSLLRDLGMAYQHLSQFKCTQAIEILCTLPMQHYNTGWVLSMLARAYFEMMDYKKAVSLFAEVRLLEPQRTELMEVYSTALWHLHAEVQLSTLAQDLVSQDRNSAAAWCTTGNLFSAQTEHETAIKFFQRAIQVDPNFPYAYTLLGHEYVLNEELDKAITAFRNAIRLDPRHYNAWFGLGTIFSKQEQYSLAELHFKRALQINPQNSSLMCHIGVVQHALKKTDQALKTLNTALTSNPDNTLCKFHRASINFSIGRNTEALREFEELKNIIPKESLVYYSIGKVHKKLGNTHLALMYFSWATDLDPKGVNSQIKEAILSPSQGDDDSPPTQSDEQQAQNNSMEQDAETSREGGATPRNSSVERATPQLHADDSDDSL, encoded by the exons ATGATCGTGCAGGAGCCGGTGCAG GCAGCCATATGGCATTGTTTGAATCACTATGCTTATCCAGATGCCATATTTCTGGCAGAGAGATTGTGTGCAGAAG TGGACACGGAGGAAAGTTTGTTTCTTTTGGCGACATGCTACTATCGTTCTGGCCGGGTTAGACAGGCTTATGCCTTATTATCTCAAAAGGCACCCATCTCGGCGCAGTGTAGGTTTCTACTAGCCAGATGTTGTTACGACTTGGAAAA GTACGCGGAAGCGGAAGCCGCGATAATCGGCGGGTACTACAAGCAGCTGAAGAACATGGAGGAGATAATAACTCAGTTCGGGGAACAGGCGTGCTTTTCCCTGCAGATTATagcgaaaatttattacaaaatgatGCGCACTGCGAGGGGCAATGAGGCGCACAAATTGGCGTTAAAGCTCAATCCCTTTCTCTGGCACTCGTTCGAGGAGCTCTGCAACGTGGGCGAGAAGGTGGACCCCGCCAAGGTCTTTCAGCTAGATAAACTAGATTCCTTCGCCATGTGCCACGGTACCGCGGCCACGTTTAACTACGTCGCTGAGCCGGATCTTATTGTACCTGGAAATAACGCCAACAGTACACCCATATCGAATGGCActaacat caCGCCTATGCATATGTCGACGGCGGTACCGACGCTGATAAGTGGCGGCCAAGCGCGATTCCATTCCACGTCAGGCTCCTCCGTCGAGGAGAGCCCGCAGAACGCACCGGTGTACTATAGTTCCTCGATATCGCCGAAGCCCAAGCTCTCGCGTTACCGCAGCATGTTCAACAATCCCATGAGCCCTCTCACGCCTAGCTTCGGTATTTTGCCATTGGAGACCAACACACCCGAGCCCACCGGTCCGCCCTCGCACGCGACTCTCACGGAAGCGAACGACCAGAAGAGCCTGGCGAAGCGCGTCAGCAGTTTGAGAGCTCATGTAGGG CAATTAATGTCGAGGAAAGAGGCGCCGCTGCAGCAGGGCAAGTCAGTATTTTCCCAGTCGGGTAACGCAAGTAACACTGCCAATATCGTGACAGTGACCACCGCCAATCCGACCTCGCCTCCGTCGCCGACGTTCCAGGGCACGAACGTTCGACGCTCGTCGCGACTCTTTAGCCACAACTCAGTAAAA gaaaataataaatcgccCAATAGGAACAAATTCGCGACGCCGAAGTCTCCGTCTAGGAAAACGAAGGCGAGGCTCGCGAAAACGAACCTGAACAAGACCAACTTCAACGAGCTGAACGAGAGGAACAGAagcgagaaggagaagagCGAGACAATCACGTCGGAGAAGGCCGTAGCTAACGCGAACGCGCTCAACACGCAGAACAGTAACATCCACTCTGGGATAGCGTTGCAGAAGCAGTCGGCAG AGGGACTGATGTCTTTGTTACGCGACTTGGGAATGGCGTATCAACACTTGAGTCAATTTAAATGTACGCAGGCCATTGAGATACTCTGTACACTGCCAATGCAGCATTACAATACCGGTTGGGTGCTCTCCATGCTGGCACGCGCCTACTTTGAAATGATGGATTATAAAAAGGCTGTTAG TCTCTTTGCCGAGGTGCGGTTGCTGGAACCGCAGAGAACGGAACTGATGGAGGTATACAGTACCGCTCTCTGGCATCTGCACGCGGAGGTGCAGTTGTCCACGCTTGCCCAGGACCTGGTCTCGCAGGATCGTAACTCGGCGGCGGCGTGGTGCACGACGGGCAACCTGTTCTCGGCGCAGACCGAGCACGAGACGGCCATTAAATTCTTCCAAAGAGCCATTCAG GTGGATCCCAATTTCCCGTACGCCTACACGTTACTGGGACACGAGTACGTCCTGAACGAGGAGCTGGACAAGGCTATTACCGCCTTTCGCAATGCAATCAGACTCGATCCGAGGCACTACAACGCGTG GTTTGGGCTGGGAACGATATTTTCGAAGCAGGAGCAGTACAGCCTAGCGGAGCTGCACTTTAAACGAGCCTTACAGATAAACCCGCAGAACTCTTCGCTGATGTGCCACATAGGCGTCGTGCAGCACGCCCTGAAGAAGACCGACCAGGCGCTAAAGACGCTCAACACCGCGCTCACCAGCAATCCGGATAACACGCTGTGCAAGTTCCACCGCGCGAGCATCAACTTTTCCATCGGTCGAAATACCGAAGCGCTCAGAGAGTTTGAGGAACTGAAGAATATTATACCCAAAGAGTCTCTAGTCTATTATTCGATAGGAAAG GTGCATAAAAAATTAGGTAATACCCACCTCGCGTTAATGTACTTTAGTTGGGCGACGGACCTAGATCCAAAGGGCGTTAATAGTCAAATCAAGGAGGCTATACTGAGTCCGAGTCAGGGAGACGACGACTCCCCACCGACGCAATCAG ACGAGCAGCAGGCACAGAACAACTCGATGGAGCAGGACGCCGAGACGAGTAGGGAAGGCGGTGCTACGCCCAGGAACTCCTCCGTAGAGCGAGCGACTCCGCAACTCCACGCTGACGACAGCGACGACAGTTTATGA